The DNA segment ACAATTGGATGATTATTGTTGGATTATCGGTAGCTATTATCTCTAAAACGAAATATTATATACTTATTCGTATCTAAGTGCATCTATAGGATCTAATTTGGCAGCTTTATTAGCCGGATATAAGCCAAAAGTAATTCCAACAGCAGCTGAGAATGATACCGCTATTAAGACAGTTGTAACTGATACAGCAGGTGGAATATCTAACTTCATAAATACTATCCCTGCAACCAAATACCCAAATACAGTACCAATAATTCCTCCTATGCCTGAGATAATCATTGATTCTACTAAAAACTGTGAAAGTATATCTCTTCTCCTTGCACCTATAGCTTTACGTATACCTATTTCCCTCGTTCTCTCAGTTACAGATACCAGCATTATATTCATTACTCCAATTCCTCCTACAAGTAGTGAAATTGCAGCTATAGCTCCTAATACTGCTGATAGTGTACCCATAATACTATTGAGCATATTCATAGCCTGCTCTGAACTCTCAACCATGTAAAAATCTTTTCCAACATTTCTATGAATTCTTTCAACAAGTTTAACTATTTCATTGCTATATTTATTTTGATCTATGCCTTGAATGAAATTTATTGCCAATGTACTAAAATTAGAACCATAACCCAGCTTTGTTATTACCGAATAAGGAATATAGCAATAAGGTACTCTTTCTCCCATGTTCATTTTATCAAAAGTTGATTCTATATATTTAAAAACACCAACTATAACATAAGAATGTTTTGTCCAGCCCGTATCCACTAATAATTTTTCTCCTACTACATCTGATCGTCTGAATAGCTTTAGTGCAACATCCTCATCTATAACTATTGCATCCCTTTGGGACTTAATATCAGATGTTAGCAAAAATCTTCCATGTATTAATTGTATATCTTGTATTTTATTATAATCCTCACTTACTCCTATAGCGTATATATTATTATCTTCTCTTCCATTGACAGCTTTGCCGTTAATATATTGAAATGGTGATACACCTTTTATAACATCTCCATAGGACTTTCTTATAGCTTCTATATCTTTATCGTTATATCTATCTTTATACAATGGATTGTTACTCCAGTTTAATCTTAAACTTACGCTGTTTGAACCTATTTTTTCAAATTCTTTTCCTATTTGTTTCTTACTGCCTTCTCCTAAAGCAACTATCGTTATAACAGAGGATATTCCTATGATTATACCAAGCATTGTAAGAAAAGAACGCATTTTATTAGACCACAAGCTAGTTAACGCTACAGTAATACTTTCTAAAATACTCATATTATATCACCCCCGAATTCCTTGGTATTAAACCCAGATTATTCATAGAAAATTAAATACTCTACCGCATCTTTCTGTTTAGAAGATGTCCAGTGAATTCACGACGTACCAACTCGGTATGCCTTCGAATTCAATTATAGATTATAGCTGTATCTCAGACTCATTGTTTGTTTCGTCTGAGTAAGCGATTCACACTAAATTAAAATTTAGGTTCTCTGCTCATAATTCAGAAACTTACAGTATATTATTCAAAGTTATATGAATAATCAAGGTTAAAGAATTATTTGATTTTCTATTGTTTTATCTTCAATTAATCTTCCATCTCTAAATACAACAATCCTTTTTGTATGCTCTGCTATCTCCGGTTCGTGAGTAACAAGCACTATAGTAACGCCTTCATCATTTAGTCTTTGAAAAATTTGCATTATTTCTTCTCCTGATTTTGTATCAAGATTCCCTGTAGGCTCATCTGCTAAAATAATTGATGGATTATTAATAAGCGCTCTAGCTATTGCAACTCTTTGCTTTTGTCCTCCTGATAATTCATTTGGTTTATGATGTACCCTATCACTAAGTCCTACTTTATCCAATAGTTCAATAGCCTTTTTTCTTCTCTTATTTCTTGAAGAACCGGCATACATCATCGGAAGCTCAACATTTTTTAATGCGGTAGTTTTTGAAAGTAAATTATATGATTGAAATACAAATCCTATCTTTTTATTTCTAATAGCTGCTAATTTATTTTCTTGTAAACCTGCTATATTTTGTCCATCCAAAATATAGTCACCTTTTGTAGCTTTATCAAGGCATCCTAATATATTCATAAGTGTTGATTTACCAGAACCTGATGTCCCCATTATAGATACAAATTCTCCTTTTTTTACTTCAAAATTTACATCTTTTAATGCTTGTACTTCAACAGTTCCAGTTTTATAAATTTTATATAAGCCTTTTACTTTAATCATTTTGTTTCACCTACATTTGTAATTTGCACTTCCATTCCATCCTTATACTTTTCACTAGGATTATTTACTATTTTATCGCCTTCTTTGATATTTTCAGATAGAATCTCTACTTTTATATCTCCCTTAACGCCTTTAGTAACTTCTATTTCTTTCAGCTTACCATCTTCTACTTTAAATACAACATCTTTTCCATCTTTTCTTTGGTAAATTGTTTCATAAGGAACTACTAATGCACTCCCTTTCTCAGCAACTCTTATAGTTATATCCGCTGAAAATCCTGGCTTTAACTCATTAGTTGGATTTATTATGTCTATTTTTATCTTTACATTAGTTTCAACACCTGTACTTGTTTGCCTAACATTAGCAGACGGTGCAATATATGAAACAACACCTTCAAACTCAGAATTTTTAAAAGCATCTCCAGTTATTTTAACTTTTTGTCCTATACCAATATTATTAACATCAAACTCACTTATACTAGCACTAATCTGTAAAACATCCATATTATCAATAATAAACAATGGTGATACAGTTGATGCTGAAACTCCAATTTTAGCATTGTTAGTAACAATAGTACCATCTAGAGTACTTTTAATATTTGATTTTTCTATCGCATTCTTTTGTTCTTGTAAATTTAATTCCTCAATTTCAATTTTCTTTTTTTGAGCTATGATTTCTACATTATTATTTGGATTTTTAGCATCTTCTAAATCCTTTTTAGCAATTTCATAGCTTGATGACGCACTTACATAAGCTGTATAATCAGCATCCAACTGAGTCTCACTTATTGCTCCTGCTTCATGTAATTGTTTTGAATTCTGATATTTCGTTAAAGCATTTTCATATGTGTTTTTAGCATTTTCAACATTTTTTTCTAATTTATAAGTATCTACTTCTTCTAATAGTTTTTTTAATGTATTCTTCTGTATTTCTAAATTTATTTCTGCTGTCTTTGTATTTAATTTTAAATTTTTTGTATCAAGCTTGGCTAGGATATCACCTTTTGATACTTTATCTCCTTCTTTTACTAGTATCTCTTCAATAGTATACGGCAATATTGAAACTATATTTCTTTCTTCTACTACACTTATAATGCCTTGAGACGTTATATCTGAATTAATACTATCAGTTATAACATCAACAGTATTAACAAATACAGCACTACTATTTCCTTCATTGTTCTTAGCTTTAATTACTCCTAATACAATTATTGATATTGCAATAATTATTGATAAAATAATAAATAACTTTTTTTTCTTAGATTTTGCCACTTAATAAACCCCCCCTAGTATATATTTAATTACAGATAAAATGATCTACATATAATATGAGACTATATCATTTTTATATCTACTTCAAAAAAACTAAAAATTTTTCCACATTATAATCGCATCTTCATTTGTGTCTGAATAATAACCTAATCTCTTCCCACATTCCTCAAATCCATATTTTTTATATAATGCTATAGCAGTATGATTAGACTCTCTAACTTCTAAAGTAATCTTCAAAATATTCTTTTCTCTACATCTGTTAATAATTCCTTCAACAATATAATTTCCTAAGCCTTTACCTCTAAAGTTAGGATGAATTGCTATATTGGTTATATGTGCCTCATCTAATATAAGCCACATACCCCCATAACCTACTACTTTGCCTTGGTATTCTACTACTAAATAATCCGATAGCTTGTTACTTTCTATTTCATCAACAAAAGCATTCTTTGACCAAGGAGTTGAAAACGATTTGACTTCAATATCACAAACTAAATCTATGTCATTAATATTCATTTGTCTTACCAAAATATTTTCCATACCCATCACCTATTCTTTTTTTCATACTCTCTTTCTGCCTGTGATTTTCTCAAATATTCAGGCACCAAATCGTAATATGATTGTAATTCATTTTTTTGAGCCTTCTTAAAAGCTAATTGAGCAACTGACGATGCTTTTGGCATATTTACACATGAAGGTGCAAAAACAGCTTTACTGTCAAGCTTTTTAGTAATTATTTCTCTGTAAACATCACAGCCATCTCCATTGAATATTATTGCTTCTTCCCTGTCTTGTAATTCATCTAATAAAGTCTCTATTTCAATTACATCTTGAGCTTTAACGACTTCAAATTTATTATCTGACCATTTATACATTCCTGTATATACTCTATCTCTCCTTGCATCCATAATAGGAACTATTAAATTACTGCAATAATTTAAGTTATATGCTAATGCATCTATAGTAGGTATGCCTACAACAGGCTTATCTACACTATGAGCTAAAGCTTTTATAGTTGCTACACCTATTCTTAATCCAGTAAATGATCCTGGTCCTATAGATGCTGCAAATATATCAATATCTTTTGTTTTAAGCTCACAAGCGTTTAATAATTCTTTAATCATAGGAAGTAATGTTTCTGAATGTGTCCTCTTATGATTTACAGTATATTCTCCAATTAATTTATTATCATCTAAAACTGCAACAGATGCTACTATACTAGATGTATCAACTGCTAATACTTTCATAATTATCCTCTCCTAATTAAACATGTAATTCTTCAATAATCTTCTTGTTTTGTTCTCCATAAGCCTCTATATTCATAATTCTTTTATCATCTTTATCCTTACTTATGTATATTTCTATTCTTTCCTTTGGTAATATATCCTCTATTAGATTTGCCCATTCTATTATAGATACACCGTCAGAATAAATATAATCTTCATAACCTATATCATACATTTCATCTATATCAGATATTCTGTATA comes from the Abyssisolibacter fermentans genome and includes:
- the tsaB gene encoding tRNA (adenosine(37)-N6)-threonylcarbamoyltransferase complex dimerization subunit type 1 TsaB; amino-acid sequence: MKVLAVDTSSIVASVAVLDDNKLIGEYTVNHKRTHSETLLPMIKELLNACELKTKDIDIFAASIGPGSFTGLRIGVATIKALAHSVDKPVVGIPTIDALAYNLNYCSNLIVPIMDARRDRVYTGMYKWSDNKFEVVKAQDVIEIETLLDELQDREEAIIFNGDGCDVYREIITKKLDSKAVFAPSCVNMPKASSVAQLAFKKAQKNELQSYYDLVPEYLRKSQAEREYEKKNR
- a CDS encoding efflux RND transporter periplasmic adaptor subunit, with product MAKSKKKKLFIILSIIIAISIIVLGVIKAKNNEGNSSAVFVNTVDVITDSINSDITSQGIISVVEERNIVSILPYTIEEILVKEGDKVSKGDILAKLDTKNLKLNTKTAEINLEIQKNTLKKLLEEVDTYKLEKNVENAKNTYENALTKYQNSKQLHEAGAISETQLDADYTAYVSASSSYEIAKKDLEDAKNPNNNVEIIAQKKKIEIEELNLQEQKNAIEKSNIKSTLDGTIVTNNAKIGVSASTVSPLFIIDNMDVLQISASISEFDVNNIGIGQKVKITGDAFKNSEFEGVVSYIAPSANVRQTSTGVETNVKIKIDIINPTNELKPGFSADITIRVAEKGSALVVPYETIYQRKDGKDVVFKVEDGKLKEIEVTKGVKGDIKVEILSENIKEGDKIVNNPSEKYKDGMEVQITNVGETK
- the rimI gene encoding ribosomal protein S18-alanine N-acetyltransferase, giving the protein MENILVRQMNINDIDLVCDIEVKSFSTPWSKNAFVDEIESNKLSDYLVVEYQGKVVGYGGMWLILDEAHITNIAIHPNFRGKGLGNYIVEGIINRCREKNILKITLEVRESNHTAIALYKKYGFEECGKRLGYYSDTNEDAIIMWKNF
- a CDS encoding ABC transporter ATP-binding protein; its protein translation is MIKVKGLYKIYKTGTVEVQALKDVNFEVKKGEFVSIMGTSGSGKSTLMNILGCLDKATKGDYILDGQNIAGLQENKLAAIRNKKIGFVFQSYNLLSKTTALKNVELPMMYAGSSRNKRRKKAIELLDKVGLSDRVHHKPNELSGGQKQRVAIARALINNPSIILADEPTGNLDTKSGEEIMQIFQRLNDEGVTIVLVTHEPEIAEHTKRIVVFRDGRLIEDKTIENQIIL
- a CDS encoding ABC transporter permease encodes the protein MSILESITVALTSLWSNKMRSFLTMLGIIIGISSVITIVALGEGSKKQIGKEFEKIGSNSVSLRLNWSNNPLYKDRYNDKDIEAIRKSYGDVIKGVSPFQYINGKAVNGREDNNIYAIGVSEDYNKIQDIQLIHGRFLLTSDIKSQRDAIVIDEDVALKLFRRSDVVGEKLLVDTGWTKHSYVIVGVFKYIESTFDKMNMGERVPYCYIPYSVITKLGYGSNFSTLAINFIQGIDQNKYSNEIVKLVERIHRNVGKDFYMVESSEQAMNMLNSIMGTLSAVLGAIAAISLLVGGIGVMNIMLVSVTERTREIGIRKAIGARRRDILSQFLVESMIISGIGGIIGTVFGYLVAGIVFMKLDIPPAVSVTTVLIAVSFSAAVGITFGLYPANKAAKLDPIDALRYE